A single genomic interval of Spinacia oleracea cultivar Varoflay chromosome 6, BTI_SOV_V1, whole genome shotgun sequence harbors:
- the LOC110802096 gene encoding uncharacterized protein — protein MKKHLDLSQLPASSKIKFEESEENDSSSEDSESCSEDEEACIQNELADIPFEELQRARSDGTLALHRKRESENKSKRANKNRPMEVSSKKPVSRFREVIQVPKKVVRDPRFESLCGTLDEEGFKKRYKFIYDENLPSEKEELKKLLGSSKDPEVIEELRNRISLIDKQLRSDSTKLRRDQILSEQKKRVREAVKQGKRPFYIKKSEVREQMHKEKYNKLKESGKLDSFMEKKRRRNAAKDHRFMPYRKANNDE, from the exons ATGAAGAAGCATCTTGATTTAAGTCAATTGCCTGCTTCGAGCAAGATTAAGTTCGAAGAGAGCGAAGAGAACGATTCCTCAAGTGAAGACAGCGAGTCGTGTTCCGAAGAT GAGGAAGCGTGCATACAAAATGAACTTGCTGATATTCCCTTTGAAGAGTTGCAGAGGGCCCGTTCCGATGGCACCCTTGCCTTACACCGAAAGCGTGAATCTGAGAATAAGTCTAAGCGAGCAAACAAAAATAG GCCAATGGAGGTGAGTAGCAAAAAGCCTGTTAGTAGATTCAGAGAAGTAATTCAAGTGCCTAAGAAG GTAGTACGTGACCCACGTTTTGAATCTCTTTGTGGCACGCTTGATGAAGAAGG GTTCAAGAAGAGATACAAATTTATCTATGATGAGAACCTTCCCTCTGAAAAAGAA GAATTGAAGAAGTTGCTGGGGTCATCAAAAGACCCTGAAGTCATTGAAGAATTGAGGAATCGCATTTCCTTGATT GACAAACAACTGAGGTCTGATTCAACAAAGCTCAGGAGAGATCAAATTCTTTCTGAACAAAAAAAGAGGGTGAGGGAAGCAGTAAAGCAGGGGAAGCGCCCCTTTTATATCAAGAAAT CTGAAGTCCGAGAACAGATGCACAAAGAGAAGTACAATAAACTCAAG GAATCTGGTAAGCTGGATTCTTTCATGGAAAAGAAGAGGAGGAGGAACGCTGCAAAGGACCATAGGTTCATGCCTTACAGGAAGGCTAACAATGATGAGTAA
- the LOC110802117 gene encoding probable transcriptional regulator SLK2, with translation MSSNHQLQNHMSDTEEFAQLLRSISNDDIFLSQNEDDFSNIWGSQIPQQDVQFGHGERSGVSIDGSSLIPSANSSLSGVPYLSGNGHGNGNSSIDSLASNCARNSGTFRDHLPYQQQNFQAEQLHPRWCGTGRQGDQLPGPSLRLPAHQASVSPYMNFKKPRLEMTPDEMLRAYSLQQQQSPSPCQVPMQLKSCHPVAGTRLYQQNLGRNQQQNQGPLFVPRQMPGDAQQKQLIAASTMNGSICARRLMYYLYQQRNRPPDNNIEFWRKLIGEYFSPLAKRKWCFSRCNKDYNDRWKCDLCGSKNTGKGFEVTYDLLPRMSQINFASGLVEEILYLDSPVEKILSRGHMVLWFDKAVIESIYKNFRVVHEGQLRLVFTTDMKIFSWEFCINNHEELVSRNMIAAQVNELVEEVSKLRSNSESEGIHAQGVATYCNRVMAAGKKLAANLELPLVNDIGLSKQFVRSLQMCQVFHAMKDVISEGADSQTNNFSPIEALNRQRQEAANAKRRQLMESRVYQMLQTPSADKDNIQVSDIMTQTPNARQQPMPNLQNHHQKLLQEEQRTTLDELLAPYECSNSSAKNFPSSSSSLQGPTPQTQINDLLAHIRAGGTLDNGTNVVYDPSIGQQGAEFAELTKVGTMDQVEAINASFKGFNYSSGSNSSAKIIADNCMLKKDTSSDEDTTSADAAAHQRLEDK, from the exons ATGAGTTCAAACCACCAACTTCAGAACCATATGTCTGATACTGAGGAGTTTGCACAGTTGCTGAGGTCTATCTCAAACGATGACATTTTCCTCTCCCAAAATGAAGATGACTTCTCTAATATCTGGGGCAGTCAGATTCCACAACAAGATGTGCAATTTGGTCATGGGGAAAGATCAGGAGTAAGTATTGATGGAAGCTCTTTGATTCCTTCTGCTAATTCCTCATTATCCGGGGTTCCATATTTGTCAGGCAATGGCCATGGCAATGGCAATAGCAGTATAGATTCACTTGCATCAAACTGTGCAAGAAATTCAGGTACTTTTAGAGATCATCTTCCTTATCAACAGCAGAACTTCCAAGCAGAACAACTTCACCCAAGATGGTGTGGAACTGGAAGACAAGGTGACCAGCTTCCCGGTCCAAGTTTGAGGTTACCAGCACATCAGGCATCAGTTTCTCCTTACATGAATTTCAAAAAACCCCGATTAGAGATGACACCGGATGAGATGCTGCGTGCATATTCTCTGCAACAACAGCAATCACCTAGTCCTTGTCAAGTCCCTATGCAGTTGAAAAGTTGTCACCCTGTGGCAGGTACTAGGCTGTATCAGCAAAATTTAGGACGAAATCAGCAGCAGAATCAGGGTCCTCTGTTTGTTCCACGTCAGATGCCGGGAGATGCCCAACAGAAACAGTTAATTGCTGCTAGTACCATGAATGGAAGCATATGTGCTCGCCGGCTGATGTATTATCTCTATCAACAAAGGAATAGGCCACCT GATAATAAcatagaattttggaggaaactGATCGGGGAATACTTCTCTCCTTTAGCTAAGAGAAAGTGGTGCTTTTCCAGGTGTAATAAGGACTATAATGATCGTTGGAAATGTGACTTATGTGGATCAAAAAATACAGGGAAAGGATTTG AGGTAACATATGATCTTCTTCCAAGGATGAGCCAGATAAACTTCGCAAGTGGTCTTGTGGAGGAAATTTTATATCTAGATTCACCTGTTGAAAAAATACTATCAAGAGGACACATGGTGTTGTGGTTTGATAAAGCCGTAATTGAGAGTATCTACAAGAATTTCCGTGTGGTCCATGAAGGACAACTTCGCCTTGTATTTACTACAGACATGAAG ATTTTCTCTTGGGAGTTCTGTATCAATAATCACGAAGAGCTTGTTTCACGCAATATGATTGCAGCTCAG GTCAATGAGTTGGTCGAGGAGGTTTCAAAATTACGAAGCAACAGTGAATCTGAGGGAATTCATGCACAAGGTGTAGCAACATATTGCAATAG AGTCATGGCTGCTGGGAAAAAACTAGCAGCAAACCTGGAACTTCCTCTTGTTAATGATataggtctttccaaacaattTGTCCGAAGCTTACAG ATGTGTCAGGTCTTTCATGCAATGAAAGATGTGATTTCTGAGGGCGCTGACAGCCAAACCAACAACTTCAGTCCCATAG AGGCTCTGAATAGACAGCGTCAAGAAGCTGCAAATGCAAAGCGCAGACAGCTTATGGAGAGTAGAGTATATCAGATGCTGCAAACACCAAGTGCTGACAAAGATAACATTCAGGTGTCTGATATTATGACTCAAACACCAAATGCCAGACAACAACCCATGCCTAATCTGCAGAATCATCACCAAAAACTTCTGCAGGAAGAACAGAGGACAACTTTAGACGAACTATTAGCGCCATACGAGTGCTCAAATTCATCAGCAAAGAACTTTCCAAGTTCATCCTCTTCTCTACAAGGCCCAACTCCTCAGACCCAAATAAATGACCTTCTAGCACATATACGTGCTGGCGGAACCTTAGATAACGGCACCAATGTTGTTTATGATCCAAGCATTGGTCAACAAGGTGCAGAATTTGCTGAACTAACCAAGGTTGGTACAATGGATCAGGTTGAGGCAATAAACGCGTCTTTTAAAGGGTTTAACTACTCATCTGGAAGTAACTCATCTGCTAAGATCATTGCTGATAACTGTATGTTGAAGAAAGATACTAGTTCTGATGAAGACACCACCTCTGCTGATGCTGCTGCTCATCAACGTCTCGAGGATAAATAA